Proteins from a genomic interval of Ramlibacter algicola:
- a CDS encoding tripartite tricarboxylate transporter substrate-binding protein has product MKTMIKTVAAAALATLALGAQAQAAFPGDKPITIVVPFSAGGPTDRVARDLAEAMRKPLGGVSIVVDNAAGAGGSIGANKVAKSAADGHTLLLHHIGMATMPGLYRKLPFSVENDFEYLGMVNDVPMTLIGKPSLPANNFKELTAWIGQNKGQINLANAGIGAASHLCGLLFQNALQTQMTTVPYKGTGPAMTDLIGGQVDLMCDQTTNTTSQIEGKKVKAFAVTTSKRLTTPALKDLPTMQEAGVKNFEVTIWHGLYAPKGTPADVTKKLNDALKVALKDPDFIKKQEGLGAVVVSDKRVEQAEHKKFVAAEIAKWSPIIKAAGVYAD; this is encoded by the coding sequence ATGAAAACCATGATCAAGACCGTGGCAGCCGCCGCCCTGGCGACGCTCGCACTCGGCGCACAAGCACAGGCCGCGTTCCCCGGCGACAAGCCGATCACCATCGTCGTGCCGTTCTCGGCCGGCGGCCCCACCGACCGCGTCGCGCGTGACCTCGCCGAAGCCATGCGCAAGCCCCTGGGCGGCGTGAGCATCGTCGTCGACAACGCCGCCGGTGCCGGCGGCTCGATCGGCGCCAACAAGGTCGCCAAGTCCGCCGCCGACGGCCACACGCTGCTGCTCCACCACATCGGCATGGCCACCATGCCGGGCCTGTACCGCAAGCTGCCCTTCAGCGTGGAGAACGACTTCGAGTACCTGGGCATGGTCAACGACGTGCCCATGACCCTGATCGGCAAGCCCAGCCTGCCGGCCAACAACTTCAAGGAACTCACGGCCTGGATCGGCCAGAACAAGGGCCAGATCAACCTGGCCAACGCCGGCATCGGCGCGGCGTCGCACCTGTGCGGCCTGCTGTTCCAGAACGCGCTGCAGACGCAGATGACGACTGTTCCTTACAAGGGCACCGGCCCGGCGATGACCGACCTGATCGGCGGCCAGGTCGACCTGATGTGCGACCAGACCACCAACACCACGTCGCAGATCGAAGGCAAGAAGGTCAAGGCCTTCGCGGTCACCACCAGCAAGCGCCTGACCACCCCGGCCCTGAAGGACCTGCCCACGATGCAGGAAGCCGGCGTGAAGAACTTCGAAGTGACGATCTGGCACGGCCTGTACGCGCCCAAGGGCACGCCGGCGGATGTCACGAAGAAGCTCAATGACGCACTGAAGGTCGCGCTCAAGGATCCGGACTTCATCAAGAAGCAGGAAGGGCTGGGCGCCGTCGTCGTGAGCGACAAGCGCGTCGAGCAGGCCGAGCACAAGAAGTTCGTGGCCGCCGAGATCGCCAAGTGGAGCCCGATCATCAAGGCTGCGGGCGTCTACGCGGACTGA
- a CDS encoding AMP-binding protein: protein MSAQTDRFVHDRLPPRAQWPELRYDLPELRLAGRANLVEELLDKATAKGWGDRPMLRSPRETLTYAQARERVDRIARVLREDLGLQPGNRVLLRGGNSIGLALAWLATVKAGLIAVATMPLLRAKELGDIIDKSQPVAALCDAKLLDELQKACADRPGVRVLVPFNTDKPDSMESRAASKAADFAPCPTSADDIALLAFTSGTTGKPKAAVHSHRDVLAACEAWPRHVLRATPDDIVVGSPPLAFTFGLGGLLVFPMWAGASVYFGDGPYTPEALVRTINDIGATICYTAPTFYRQMAPFARELGVGRLRLCVSAGEGLPDATRQLWKQASGIEMLDGIGATEMFHIFISSAGAEVRPGAIGKVVPGYQAKVVDDEGREVPNGTVGKLAVIGPTGCKYLDDARQAGYVKDGWNHPGDAFMQDADGYFFYQARTDDMIITAGYNVGGPEVEDALLRHPAVAECGVVGKPDEERGMIVKAFCVLKAGHEPGEAMVRTLQEHVKASIAPYKYPREIEFVASLPRTETGKLQRFKLRQQVQQQSTA from the coding sequence ATGTCCGCCCAGACCGACCGCTTCGTGCACGACCGCCTGCCGCCGCGCGCGCAGTGGCCCGAGCTTCGCTACGACCTGCCCGAGCTGCGCCTCGCCGGCCGCGCCAATCTTGTCGAGGAGTTGCTCGACAAGGCCACGGCCAAGGGCTGGGGCGATCGCCCGATGCTGCGCTCGCCCAGGGAGACGCTGACGTACGCGCAGGCGCGCGAGCGCGTCGACCGCATCGCGCGCGTGCTGCGGGAGGACCTCGGGCTGCAACCCGGCAACCGCGTGCTGCTGCGCGGCGGCAACTCGATCGGCCTGGCGCTGGCCTGGCTGGCGACGGTGAAGGCGGGCCTGATCGCGGTGGCCACCATGCCGCTGCTGCGCGCCAAGGAACTGGGCGACATCATCGACAAGTCGCAACCGGTCGCCGCGCTGTGCGACGCGAAGTTGCTCGACGAATTGCAGAAGGCTTGCGCGGACCGCCCCGGCGTGCGCGTGCTGGTGCCGTTCAACACCGACAAGCCGGATTCGATGGAATCGCGCGCGGCATCGAAGGCCGCGGACTTCGCGCCCTGCCCCACCAGCGCGGACGACATCGCGCTGCTGGCCTTCACGTCCGGCACCACGGGCAAGCCGAAGGCCGCCGTGCACTCGCACCGCGACGTGCTGGCGGCGTGCGAGGCGTGGCCGCGCCACGTGCTGCGCGCGACGCCGGACGACATCGTGGTCGGCTCGCCGCCGCTGGCCTTCACCTTCGGCCTCGGTGGGCTGCTCGTGTTCCCGATGTGGGCCGGCGCCTCGGTGTACTTCGGTGACGGGCCGTACACGCCCGAAGCGCTGGTGCGCACCATCAACGACATCGGCGCCACCATCTGCTACACGGCGCCCACTTTCTACCGGCAGATGGCACCGTTCGCTCGCGAGCTGGGCGTCGGCCGCCTGCGTCTCTGCGTGAGCGCGGGCGAAGGCCTGCCTGACGCGACTCGCCAGCTGTGGAAACAGGCGAGCGGCATCGAGATGCTGGACGGCATCGGCGCCACCGAGATGTTCCACATCTTCATCTCGTCCGCGGGGGCCGAGGTGCGGCCCGGCGCGATCGGCAAGGTGGTGCCCGGCTACCAGGCCAAGGTCGTCGACGACGAGGGTCGTGAGGTGCCCAACGGCACCGTGGGCAAGCTCGCGGTCATCGGACCGACGGGGTGCAAGTACCTGGACGACGCGCGCCAGGCGGGCTACGTGAAGGACGGCTGGAACCACCCGGGCGATGCGTTCATGCAGGACGCCGACGGCTACTTCTTCTACCAGGCACGCACGGACGACATGATCATCACGGCCGGCTACAACGTCGGCGGGCCCGAGGTCGAGGACGCGCTGCTGCGCCACCCCGCGGTCGCCGAGTGCGGCGTCGTCGGCAAGCCCGACGAGGAGCGCGGGATGATCGTCAAGGCGTTCTGCGTGCTCAAGGCCGGGCACGAGCCCGGCGAGGCGATGGTGCGCACGCTGCAGGAGCACGTGAAGGCCAGCATCGCGCCCTACAAGTACCCGCGCGAGATCGAGTTCGTCGCCAGCCTGCCGCGCACGGAGACGGGCAAGCTGCAGCGGTTCAAGCTGCGGCAGCAGGTGCAGCAGCAGTCCACCGCCTGA
- a CDS encoding MarR family winged helix-turn-helix transcriptional regulator — protein sequence MDMEARAHSEHPEALRLWLRLLTCTQLVEKDVRGRLRERFDTTLPRFDLMAQLERAPDGLKMIELSRRMMVTGGNVTGITDQLAREGLVDRVAVEDDRRAYRVRLTPKGRKLFHEMAQQHEQWIVDAFAALSERELATLHRLLGKVKQHAGQRAAAPTE from the coding sequence ATGGACATGGAAGCCCGCGCGCACAGCGAGCACCCCGAGGCCCTGCGCCTGTGGCTGCGCCTGCTCACCTGCACCCAGCTGGTCGAAAAGGACGTGCGTGGGCGGCTGCGGGAGCGGTTCGACACCACCCTGCCCCGCTTCGACCTGATGGCCCAGCTGGAACGCGCGCCCGACGGCCTGAAGATGATCGAGCTGTCGCGCCGCATGATGGTCACCGGCGGCAACGTCACCGGCATCACCGACCAGCTCGCGCGCGAGGGGCTGGTCGACCGCGTCGCCGTCGAGGACGATCGGCGCGCCTACCGCGTCCGGCTCACGCCGAAGGGGCGCAAGCTGTTCCACGAGATGGCGCAGCAGCACGAACAGTGGATCGTCGACGCGTTCGCCGCGCTGTCCGAGCGCGAGCTGGCCACCTTGCACCGCCTGCTGGGCAAGGTGAAGCAGCACGCCGGCCAGCGCGCGGCCGCGCCCACCGAATGA
- a CDS encoding ABC transporter substrate-binding protein, with amino-acid sequence MKARRILLASLLAGAALATAAPAAFAQAKEQFFPLLSYRTGPYAPNGTPWANGKQDYLKMINARDGGINGVKLTWEECETGYATDRGVECYERLKSRPGMTLFDPQATGITFALTEKVANDKIPLITLGYGLSVAQDGMAFPWNFPLMGSYWTGADVLIQHIAKKENGNLKGKKIALVYHDSAFGKEPIPLLQERARMQGFDLSLIPVTAPGVEQKAAWLQVRQQRPDYVLLWGWGVMNSTALKEAQATGYPRDKMYGVWWAGAEPDVKDVGEGAKGYNALNLNSSGTQPKVIQDILKYVHDKGQGTGPKDEVGQVLYTRGVIIQALGVEAVRRAQERYGKGKVMTPTQIRWGLENLNLDDKKLAQLGLTGVIRPLSTSCSDHMGSTWVRVQTWDGKKWNVGNDWYQADESIIKPMVRSGAEKYLADKKLQRRAVGDCQS; translated from the coding sequence ATGAAAGCAAGACGCATCCTCCTGGCCAGCCTGTTGGCCGGGGCCGCGCTGGCAACCGCAGCGCCGGCCGCCTTCGCGCAGGCCAAGGAGCAGTTCTTCCCGCTGCTGTCGTACCGCACCGGCCCGTACGCGCCGAACGGCACGCCCTGGGCCAACGGCAAGCAGGACTACCTGAAGATGATCAACGCCCGCGATGGCGGCATCAACGGCGTCAAGCTCACCTGGGAAGAATGCGAGACCGGCTACGCCACCGACCGCGGCGTCGAGTGCTACGAGCGCCTCAAGAGCCGCCCGGGCATGACGCTGTTCGATCCGCAGGCCACCGGCATCACGTTCGCGCTGACCGAGAAAGTCGCCAACGACAAGATCCCGCTGATCACGCTCGGCTACGGCCTGTCGGTCGCGCAGGACGGCATGGCCTTCCCCTGGAACTTCCCCCTCATGGGCAGCTACTGGACCGGCGCCGACGTGCTGATCCAGCACATCGCCAAGAAGGAGAACGGCAACCTCAAGGGCAAGAAGATCGCACTGGTCTACCACGACTCCGCGTTCGGCAAGGAGCCGATCCCGTTGCTGCAGGAGCGTGCGCGCATGCAGGGCTTCGACCTGTCGCTGATCCCCGTGACGGCTCCCGGCGTCGAGCAGAAGGCCGCCTGGTTGCAGGTGCGCCAGCAGCGTCCCGACTACGTGCTGCTCTGGGGCTGGGGCGTGATGAACTCCACCGCGCTGAAGGAAGCGCAGGCCACCGGCTACCCGCGCGACAAGATGTACGGCGTGTGGTGGGCGGGCGCGGAACCGGACGTCAAGGACGTCGGCGAGGGCGCCAAGGGCTACAACGCGCTCAACCTCAACAGCTCGGGCACGCAGCCCAAGGTGATCCAGGACATCCTGAAGTACGTGCACGACAAGGGCCAGGGCACGGGGCCCAAGGATGAAGTGGGCCAGGTGCTGTACACGCGCGGCGTGATCATCCAGGCGCTGGGCGTCGAGGCCGTGCGCCGCGCGCAGGAGCGTTACGGCAAGGGCAAGGTGATGACGCCCACGCAGATCCGCTGGGGCCTGGAGAACCTGAACCTGGACGACAAGAAGCTCGCGCAACTGGGCCTGACCGGCGTCATCCGCCCGCTGTCGACCAGCTGCTCCGACCACATGGGCTCGACGTGGGTGCGCGTGCAGACCTGGGACGGCAAGAAGTGGAACGTCGGCAACGACTGGTACCAGGCCGACGAGTCGATCATCAAGCCGATGGTCCGTTCAGGCGCCGAGAAGTACCTTGCGGACAAGAAGCTCCAGCGTCGCGCCGTCGGCGACTGCCAGTCTTGA
- a CDS encoding class I SAM-dependent methyltransferase — MDFLLRKLAPQLEALPVGLALEIPGGQRVGRSSADVVLTFHDWGSLAVLAAGQIGKLGEDIVEGRVGFEGRMRDLMAAAAHLLPGSPVASDTSWWSDMLRRARSLAQHSPQKDAEQVQFHYDVSDDFYALWLDPHRVYSCAYYRDPGMSLAQAQESKLDHICRKLMLRPGERFLDVGAGWGGLLLWAAEHYGVDATGITLSKNQHAHVNRLIESKRLQGRVRMELRDYRELDESRAFDKIASVGMFEHVGRANMHVYFGKIRRLLKPGGLVMNHGITAGGVNTTQLGAGMGDFIGKYIFPGGELLHASHVLREMALADLEMLDAENLRPHYARTLWAWSDALEEQLPEAQRVLETTGRARDAAKVLRAYRLYLAGCAMSFEQGWLSLHQLLASRPDGRPQTGALRGAQSAYPFNREYIYER; from the coding sequence ATGGACTTCCTGTTGCGCAAGCTCGCGCCGCAGCTCGAGGCGCTTCCGGTGGGACTGGCGCTGGAGATCCCCGGCGGCCAGCGCGTCGGCCGCAGCTCCGCGGACGTCGTCCTCACCTTCCACGACTGGGGCAGCCTCGCGGTCCTGGCCGCCGGGCAGATCGGCAAGCTGGGCGAGGACATCGTGGAAGGGCGGGTCGGCTTCGAGGGCCGCATGCGCGACCTGATGGCGGCGGCGGCGCACCTGCTGCCCGGCAGCCCGGTGGCCAGCGACACCAGCTGGTGGAGCGACATGCTGCGCCGCGCACGCTCGCTCGCGCAGCACTCGCCGCAGAAGGACGCCGAGCAGGTCCAGTTCCACTACGACGTCTCGGACGATTTCTACGCGCTGTGGCTCGACCCGCATCGTGTGTATTCGTGCGCGTACTACCGCGACCCGGGCATGTCGCTCGCCCAAGCCCAGGAGTCGAAGCTCGACCACATCTGCCGCAAGCTGATGCTGCGTCCGGGGGAGCGCTTCCTCGACGTGGGAGCCGGCTGGGGCGGCCTCCTGCTATGGGCGGCGGAGCACTACGGCGTCGACGCCACGGGCATCACGCTGTCGAAGAACCAGCATGCGCACGTCAACCGCCTGATCGAGTCGAAACGGCTGCAGGGCCGGGTCCGGATGGAGCTGCGCGACTACCGCGAGCTCGACGAGTCGCGGGCATTCGACAAGATCGCCTCGGTCGGCATGTTCGAGCACGTCGGGCGCGCGAACATGCACGTCTACTTCGGGAAGATCCGCCGCCTGCTCAAGCCGGGCGGCCTGGTGATGAACCACGGTATCACCGCCGGCGGCGTCAACACCACCCAGCTGGGCGCCGGCATGGGCGACTTCATCGGCAAGTACATCTTCCCCGGCGGCGAGTTGCTGCATGCGAGCCACGTGCTGCGCGAGATGGCGCTGGCCGACCTCGAGATGCTCGACGCGGAGAACCTGCGGCCGCACTACGCACGCACGCTGTGGGCCTGGTCCGATGCGCTGGAAGAGCAGCTGCCCGAGGCGCAGCGCGTGCTCGAGACGACGGGCCGCGCGCGCGACGCGGCCAAGGTGCTGCGCGCGTACCGGCTCTACCTCGCGGGCTGCGCGATGAGCTTCGAGCAGGGCTGGCTCTCGCTGCACCAGCTGCTGGCCTCGCGGCCGGACGGCCGGCCCCAGACGGGCGCCCTGCGTGGCGCACAATCCGCGTACCCGTTCAACCGCGAGTACATCTACGAGCGCTGA
- the gspF gene encoding type II secretion system inner membrane protein GspF, with translation MPAYTFEALDAQGQTRRGVLEADTAKAARGQLRAQSLIPMQVQPVGGDSAPGTAGSRWKRRVFGGTGLTVWTRQLAGLVGSGLQLERALTALAEEADRDEERQLVAALRAEVNAGSTFASALSHYPREFSDIYIAVVGAGEQGGHLGMVLERLADDLENQQALRARLIGAALYPAIVTLVALFIVVFLVTYVVPQVASVFAGTKRALPFLTVAMLAISAFVRNWWWLLAVVIAGGVTALRLMLRNAGFRERFDAAWLELPLVGRLSRGYNSAQFGSTLAMLTAAGVPILRALQAAAQTLGNRAMRADALDAIVLVREGAPLASALAQKKRFPGLLPMFARLGEQTGQLPQMLQRAAQQLGNEVQRRAMALATILEPLLIVGMGLIVMLIVLAVLLPIIQLNQWVR, from the coding sequence ATGCCTGCGTACACCTTCGAGGCCCTGGATGCCCAGGGCCAGACCCGGCGCGGCGTGCTGGAGGCCGACACGGCCAAGGCCGCGCGCGGGCAGTTGCGCGCGCAGTCGCTCATCCCGATGCAGGTGCAGCCGGTGGGCGGCGACTCGGCGCCGGGCACCGCGGGGTCGCGCTGGAAGCGGCGCGTGTTCGGCGGCACCGGCCTCACCGTCTGGACCCGCCAATTGGCGGGCCTGGTCGGGTCCGGCCTGCAGCTCGAGCGTGCCCTGACCGCGCTGGCCGAAGAAGCCGACCGCGACGAGGAACGGCAACTGGTCGCCGCGCTGCGCGCCGAGGTCAATGCCGGCTCGACGTTCGCGTCCGCGCTGTCGCATTACCCGCGCGAGTTCTCGGACATCTACATCGCCGTCGTCGGCGCCGGCGAACAGGGCGGCCACCTCGGCATGGTGCTGGAGCGCCTGGCCGACGACCTGGAGAACCAGCAGGCGCTGCGGGCGCGCCTGATCGGCGCGGCGCTGTATCCCGCGATCGTGACGCTGGTCGCGCTGTTCATCGTGGTGTTCCTCGTCACCTACGTGGTGCCGCAGGTGGCCAGCGTGTTCGCCGGCACCAAGCGCGCGCTGCCGTTCCTGACCGTCGCGATGTTGGCGATCAGCGCCTTCGTGCGGAACTGGTGGTGGCTGCTCGCGGTGGTGATCGCCGGTGGCGTGACGGCCTTGCGGCTGATGCTGCGCAATGCCGGCTTCCGCGAACGCTTCGATGCAGCCTGGCTGGAACTGCCGCTGGTGGGCCGGCTCTCGCGCGGCTACAACAGCGCGCAGTTCGGCAGCACGCTGGCGATGCTGACGGCCGCGGGCGTGCCGATCCTGCGCGCGCTGCAGGCGGCTGCGCAAACGCTCGGCAACCGGGCCATGCGCGCCGACGCCCTCGACGCGATTGTGCTCGTGCGTGAAGGCGCGCCGCTCGCCTCGGCGCTGGCGCAGAAGAAGCGCTTCCCCGGGCTGCTGCCGATGTTCGCCCGCCTGGGCGAGCAGACCGGCCAGTTGCCGCAGATGCTGCAGCGCGCCGCGCAGCAGCTGGGCAACGAGGTGCAGCGCCGCGCGATGGCGCTGGCGACCATCCTCGAGCCGCTGCTGATCGTCGGCATGGGCTTGATCGTCATGCTGATCGTGCTGGCCGTGCTGCTGCCGATCATCCAGCTGAACCAGTGGGTCCGCTGA
- a CDS encoding ABC transporter ATP-binding protein codes for MNQAPETVIVDDDASPQDRRTRSIVLNVNGIEVIYNHVILVLKGVSLQVPEGGIVALLGGNGAGKTTTLRAISNLLRGERGEVTKGSIELRGERIENLSPADLVRRGVVQVMEGRHCFAHLTIEENLLTGAYTRSGKAEVAASLEKVYAYFPRLKTRRGSQAAYTSGGEQQMCAIGRALMANPTMVLLDEPSMGLAPQIVEEVFEIVKDLNAKEGTTFLLAEQNTNMALKYADYGYILESGRIVMDGPAADLAANEDVKEFYLGVGGGERKSFREVKSYKRRKRWLA; via the coding sequence ATGAACCAAGCTCCTGAAACGGTCATCGTCGACGACGACGCATCGCCGCAAGACCGCCGCACGCGCAGCATCGTGCTGAACGTCAACGGCATCGAGGTCATCTACAACCACGTGATCCTGGTGCTCAAGGGCGTCTCGCTGCAGGTGCCCGAAGGCGGCATCGTGGCGCTGCTGGGCGGCAACGGCGCGGGCAAGACCACCACGCTGCGCGCGATCTCCAACCTGCTCCGCGGCGAGCGCGGCGAAGTCACCAAGGGCTCGATCGAGTTGCGCGGCGAGCGCATCGAGAACCTGTCGCCGGCCGACCTCGTGCGCCGCGGCGTGGTGCAGGTGATGGAGGGCCGGCACTGCTTCGCCCACCTGACGATCGAGGAGAACCTGCTCACGGGCGCGTACACGCGCTCCGGCAAGGCGGAAGTCGCGGCCAGCCTGGAGAAGGTCTACGCGTATTTCCCGCGCCTGAAGACACGGCGCGGCTCGCAGGCGGCGTACACGTCCGGCGGCGAGCAGCAGATGTGCGCCATCGGCCGCGCGCTGATGGCCAATCCGACGATGGTGCTGCTCGACGAACCGTCGATGGGCCTCGCGCCGCAGATCGTCGAGGAAGTGTTCGAGATCGTGAAGGACCTCAACGCCAAGGAAGGCACCACCTTCCTGCTGGCCGAGCAGAACACGAACATGGCGCTGAAGTACGCCGACTACGGCTACATCCTCGAGAGCGGCCGCATCGTGATGGACGGCCCGGCCGCGGACCTGGCGGCCAACGAGGACGTCAAGGAGTTCTACCTGGGCGTGGGCGGCGGCGAGCGCAAGAGCTTCCGCGAGGTCAAGAGCTACAAGCGCCGCAAGCGCTGGCTCGCGTGA
- a CDS encoding phenylacetate--CoA ligase family protein, translating to MADHFDALETRTPAQREAELLRALPAQVAHAQRSSAAYQQVLAGVDAAGIDSRSALARLPVVRKHELLERQRAAIGRDPFGGFSAIVRGPAMPHVFSSPGPIYEPEGAARDYWRAGRAMFAAGFRAGDLVHNAFSYHMTPGAFIMESGAHAVGCSVFPAGVGQTEQQLQAIAELRPDGYAGTPSFLRILLEKAEEAKADVSSLKKALTGGEALPPSLRDWFAQRGVDVYQSYATADLGLIAYETAAREGLVIDEGVIVEIVRPGTGEPVAEGEVGEVVVTTLNPDYPLVRFGTGDLSAVLPGTCRTGRTNMRIKGWLGRADQTTKVRGMFVHPGQVADIARRFPEVVRARLVVSGEMANDAMTLRVEARTRPEGLDARIAEAIRDVTKLRGDVELLDPGSLPNDGKVIEDARSYR from the coding sequence ATGGCCGACCACTTCGACGCCCTCGAAACCCGCACCCCCGCGCAACGCGAAGCCGAGCTGCTGCGCGCCCTGCCCGCGCAGGTGGCGCACGCGCAGCGCTCCAGCGCGGCGTACCAGCAAGTGCTCGCCGGCGTCGACGCCGCCGGCATCGACTCGCGCAGCGCGCTCGCGCGGTTGCCCGTCGTGCGCAAGCACGAACTGCTGGAGCGCCAGCGGGCCGCCATCGGGCGCGATCCCTTCGGCGGCTTCTCGGCCATCGTGCGCGGCCCGGCGATGCCGCACGTGTTCTCCTCGCCCGGCCCGATCTACGAACCGGAAGGCGCGGCGCGCGACTACTGGCGCGCCGGCCGCGCGATGTTCGCCGCGGGCTTTCGCGCCGGCGACCTGGTGCACAACGCGTTCAGCTACCACATGACGCCGGGCGCGTTCATCATGGAATCGGGCGCGCACGCGGTGGGCTGCAGCGTGTTCCCGGCCGGCGTCGGCCAGACCGAGCAGCAGTTGCAGGCCATCGCCGAACTGCGGCCCGACGGCTATGCGGGCACGCCGAGCTTCCTGCGCATCCTGCTGGAGAAGGCGGAAGAAGCGAAGGCGGACGTGTCCAGCCTGAAGAAGGCACTCACCGGCGGCGAGGCCCTGCCGCCCAGCCTGCGCGACTGGTTCGCGCAGCGTGGCGTCGACGTCTACCAGAGCTACGCGACGGCCGACCTCGGCCTGATCGCTTACGAAACCGCCGCGCGCGAAGGTCTCGTCATCGACGAAGGGGTCATCGTCGAGATCGTCCGGCCCGGCACGGGGGAACCCGTCGCGGAAGGCGAAGTCGGCGAGGTGGTCGTCACCACGCTGAACCCCGACTACCCGCTGGTGCGCTTCGGCACCGGCGACCTCTCCGCGGTCCTGCCCGGCACCTGCCGCACCGGCCGCACGAACATGCGCATCAAGGGCTGGCTCGGCCGTGCCGACCAGACGACCAAGGTGCGCGGCATGTTCGTGCACCCCGGCCAGGTGGCCGACATCGCGCGCCGGTTCCCGGAGGTCGTGCGGGCTCGCCTGGTGGTCAGCGGCGAGATGGCCAACGACGCCATGACGCTGCGAGTCGAAGCGCGCACACGCCCCGAGGGCCTGGATGCGCGCATCGCCGAAGCCATCCGTGACGTGACCAAGCTGCGTGGAGACGTCGAGTTGCTCGACCCGGGCAGCCTGCCGAACGACGGCAAGGTGATCGAGGACGCCCGCAGCTACCGCTGA
- a CDS encoding DUF1840 domain-containing protein encodes MLFKFKSKAAGDLIMLEPNGRRVLQVIGKDPGPKGIIEPDQMPAAIAALERAIEQEEAEQKAAVDEAKAAGQAPPTFGEVSLRQRAMPFIDMLKRCSAAGKEIVWGV; translated from the coding sequence ATGCTGTTCAAGTTCAAGAGCAAGGCCGCTGGTGACCTGATCATGCTGGAGCCCAACGGCCGGCGCGTGCTGCAGGTGATCGGCAAGGATCCCGGCCCGAAGGGGATCATCGAACCCGACCAGATGCCCGCCGCCATCGCGGCACTGGAACGCGCCATCGAGCAGGAAGAAGCCGAGCAGAAGGCCGCCGTCGACGAGGCGAAGGCTGCCGGCCAGGCGCCACCGACGTTCGGCGAAGTCTCGCTGCGCCAGCGCGCGATGCCCTTCATCGACATGCTCAAGCGCTGCTCCGCCGCCGGCAAGGAGATCGTCTGGGGCGTGTAA
- a CDS encoding Bug family tripartite tricarboxylate transporter substrate binding protein has protein sequence MTKHFLSRRHLLALAAATAVALPAAAQSNYPSKPVRIVVPFAPGGTTDILARATANELSKAFGQQFVVDNKGGAGGNIGAAEVARAAPDGYTLLMGTVGTHSINKWLYSKMSFDPQKDFVPITMVAGVPNVMVVNAEKAKARNINTVEDFIKLAKANPGKLNMASSGNGTSIHLAGELFKTMTGTYMTHFPFTGSGPALLSLVSGDMDVMFDNLPSSMQLIKAGKLKALAVTSAQPSQALPGVPTVEQAGHLKGFEASSWFGLFGPAGMPPEIADRIQQAVAKALSSPEMKEKLLLQGAIPSGSTPQQFATFIEAENRKWQPVVKASGAKVD, from the coding sequence ATGACCAAGCACTTCCTGTCCCGCCGCCACCTGCTGGCTCTTGCCGCCGCCACCGCGGTCGCCTTGCCGGCCGCCGCGCAGTCCAACTACCCGTCGAAGCCGGTGCGCATCGTCGTGCCGTTCGCGCCGGGCGGCACCACCGACATCCTCGCGCGCGCGACGGCCAACGAATTGAGCAAGGCCTTCGGCCAGCAGTTCGTCGTCGACAACAAGGGGGGCGCCGGCGGCAACATCGGCGCCGCCGAGGTCGCCCGCGCCGCACCGGACGGCTACACGCTGCTCATGGGCACGGTGGGCACGCACTCGATCAACAAGTGGCTGTACTCGAAGATGTCGTTCGACCCGCAGAAGGACTTCGTGCCGATCACGATGGTGGCCGGCGTGCCGAACGTGATGGTGGTCAACGCGGAGAAGGCGAAGGCGCGCAACATCAACACGGTCGAGGACTTCATCAAGCTCGCCAAGGCCAACCCGGGCAAGCTGAACATGGCGTCCAGCGGCAACGGCACGTCGATCCACCTGGCCGGCGAGTTGTTCAAGACCATGACCGGCACCTACATGACGCACTTCCCGTTCACCGGCTCCGGCCCGGCGCTGCTGAGCCTGGTGTCCGGCGACATGGACGTCATGTTCGACAACCTGCCGTCGTCGATGCAGTTGATCAAGGCCGGCAAGCTCAAGGCGCTGGCCGTCACCAGCGCGCAGCCCTCGCAGGCGCTGCCAGGCGTGCCGACGGTGGAACAGGCGGGCCACCTGAAGGGCTTCGAGGCGAGTTCGTGGTTCGGCCTGTTCGGCCCCGCCGGCATGCCGCCCGAGATCGCCGACCGCATCCAGCAGGCAGTGGCCAAGGCCCTGTCCTCGCCGGAGATGAAGGAAAAGCTGCTGCTGCAGGGCGCCATCCCCAGCGGCAGCACGCCGCAGCAGTTTGCGACTTTCATCGAAGCCGAGAACCGCAAGTGGCAGCCGGTGGTGAAGGCGAGCGGGGCAAAGGTCGACTGA